The stretch of DNA CACATCTCCCTGCTGCGCGAGGGACGCCGGAGGGGCGACCTGCTCGTCCTCTCCATCTTCGTCAACCCGACCCAGTTCGGCGCCGGGGAGGACCTGGACGCCTACCCCCGGGACCTGACCCGGGACGCGGAGATGGCCGAGTCCGCCGGCACGGATCTGATCTTCGCGCCGGAGGCGCAGTCGATGTACCCGGGCGGGTACGCCACCTACGTGGACGTGGAAGGGATCACCGACACCCTCTGCGGCGCGAGCCGCCCTGGCCACTTCCGGGGGGTGACGACGGTGGTGGCCAAGCTCTTCGCCATTGTCCAGCCGCACCTGGCCTTCTTCGGCCAGAAGGACTTTCAGCAGCTCGCCGTCATCCGCCGTATGACCCTCGATCTCAACCTGCCGGTGGAGGTCGTCGGCATGCCGATCGTGCGGGAAGCCGACGGTCTGGCGATGAGCTCCCGCAACGTCTACCTCTCCGACGACGAGAGGCGTCAGGGGCTGGCCCTGTCGCGGGCGATCGCGCTGGCGCGGCAGATGGCCCGCGACGGGGTGGAGGACGGCGGTGAAATCCTCGCGGCCCTGCGCGCCCTGATCGACGGGGAAAAGGACGCGCGGATCGATTACCTGCAGATCTGTCACCAGTTGACGCTGCAGGAGCAGGCGCGGA from Desulfuromonas sp. encodes:
- the panC gene encoding pantoate--beta-alanine ligase, with the protein product MHIITDVNEMQQRCLAAREAGRRIAFVPTMGYLHEGHISLLREGRRRGDLLVLSIFVNPTQFGAGEDLDAYPRDLTRDAEMAESAGTDLIFAPEAQSMYPGGYATYVDVEGITDTLCGASRPGHFRGVTTVVAKLFAIVQPHLAFFGQKDFQQLAVIRRMTLDLNLPVEVVGMPIVREADGLAMSSRNVYLSDDERRQGLALSRAIALARQMARDGVEDGGEILAALRALIDGEKDARIDYLQICHQLTLQEQARIDGDSVLLMAVFVGKTRLIDNSFLL